In the Candidatus Auribacterota bacterium genome, CTGATCGCGCAGGCGCTCATCATGGGGGACGAGTGCCATAACCGCAACGTGGCTGCGACGGGTCTCTTTCTCCGCGCCATCACTCCCCACCTGCTCGCGACCGACCTCGACAAGGAGGCGATCGGACAGATCTTCCAATTCATCAGCGGCAACGACCACTTCTTCCTCAACCTTTCCATGGCGGCATCCAAGGCGACCGTGGACACCATCAAGAAACTCGAATACAGCACCGTCATGTACGCCATGGCCCGGAATGGGGTAGAGATTGGCATCCGCGTGGCAGGGCTCGCCGACCGCTGGTTCACCGCTCCCGCGGGTGAGCCTCAGGGTCTCTACTTTCCAGGCTACAGTGCTGCGGATGGCTGCCTCGACCTGGGCGACAGCACCATCACGGAGACAGCAGCGATCGGCGCCATGGCCATGGCGAGCGCTCCCGCAATTGTCAAATTTGTCGGAGGCGCGCCCGCGGACGCGATTCGCTACACGAAGGAGATGTACGAGATCTGTTGGGGAATCCACAGGGACTTCCAGCTCCCCGCGCTCGATTTTCGCGGCACGCCCGCGGGCGTTGACATACGGAAGGTCGTCGAGACGGGCATCACCCCGATCATCAACACCGGCGTGGCTCACAAGAACCCGGGGATCGGCCAGATCGGCGCCGGCATACTTCGGGCGAATATGGCCTGTTTCAAAGACGCCCTGGCAGAGTTCGCCAAAAGTTATTCACAGGAATAAGAAACAGGATGCACGCAGATACACAGGATTTTCAATTTTAACCACAGATTAACACAGATGAATACAGATTATTAAGGCGGCAACAGGGTTTCTAGCCGCTGGCTGCTGGAATGATCTTAATCCGCCCATTTTTCGTAATCCGCGGCTAAAAATGCCGTATTTGTGTTTATCTGTGGTTTACCGTTAAGGAGAATAATCCCATGGCAGGGAAGGATTACCAGTCGCTCGCGCGAGATAAAGGAAAGCGTGTCGCTGCCGCGAGCCCGCTGTCGCTGGATGGCTCAAAGGTCGTCCCCCCAGATAGGGCAGCGGCGCTCCTCTACGCCGTCATACGTCCCGGAGACCGCGTCGCCATAGAGGGCAATAACCAGAAGCAGGCTGATTTTCTCGCGAGGATTCTCGCGGGCCTCGACCCGCGCAGGATTAACAGCCTGCACATGGTCCAGTCCTCGGTCGCGCTCCCGGAGCACATCGCCGTCTTCGAGCGGGGCATTGCCCGCGACCTCGACTTCGCCTTCTCCGGCCCCCAGGCGAAGGAACTCGCGCGCATCGTAAACGAGGGGAAGGTGAAGATCGGGGCGATCCACACCTACCTCGAGCTCTTCGGCCGCTACTTCGTGGACCGCACGCCGCGCGTCTCCCTCATCGCCGCGGAGCTCGCCGACGCGCGCGGCAATCTCTTTACCGGGTTCAACACGGAGGAGACGCCGATCATCGCCGAGGCGACCGCCTTCAAACAGGGGATCGTCATCGCCCAGGTGCGCGAGATAACGGATGCCCTGCCGCGCGTGGATATCCCGGGAGACCAGGTGGACTTCGTCATCCCCTGCGGCTCATCTCCGTACATCGAGCCGCTCTTCACCCGTGACCCCGCGAAGATTACCGAGGCCCAGATTTTTATGGCGATGCTCGCCCTCAAAGGAATTTACCTCCCCTACATGGTCACCAACCTCAATCACGGTATCGGTTATGGTACGGCAGCAATCGAACTCCTCCTCCCCACCTACGGGGAAACACTGGGCCTCAAAGGGAAGGCCTGCACACACTGGATCCTCAACCCTCACCCCACCCTGATCCCGGCGATCGAGACGGGGTTTGTGGAGACCGTGCACTCGTTCGGCAGCGAGCCCGGCATGGAGGAGTACGTCCGGGCGCGGAGCGACATCTTCTTCAACGGCCCCGACGGCAGCATGCGCTCCAACCGGCTGCTGTCGCAGGTCGCCGGCCTCTATGCGAGCGACATGTTCGTGGGCCTCACCCTCCAGATCGATGAGAACGGGAACAGCTCGACGGCGACCACAAACCGGATCGCCGGATTCGGCGGGGCGCCCAACCTCGGCGATAATCCAGGCGGCCGGAGGCACGCGAGCAGCGCCTGGCTCATGGCGGGGCGCGAGGACGAGGGTCGCAGGCGCGCCGTCGGAGGCCTGCCGCGCGGGCGGAAACTCGTGGTGCAGATCACCCCCACGCAGAGCGAGAAGAAAGGCATCCCGGTCTTCGTCGAGAAACTCGAAGCTGAAAAGCTCTTCGAGCAGAAGCTCTTCCCCCTCCCGCCGATTATGCTCTACGGAGATGTGATCACGCATATCGTGACAGAGAAGGGAATCGCGGTTTTGCACCGCTGCCCGGATCTCTCAACACGCCAGGCGGCGATCCGCGCCATTGCCGGGGATACGCCGGTGGGGCGGAAGGAGAAGAATGCGGAAACGGAGCAACTCAAGAAGCAGGGCATCGTTCTCTGTCCGGATGATATCGGCGTCAGGAGGGAAGAGGCGCAGCACTCGCTCCTCGCCGCGAGGAGCATCGCCGATCTGGTCAGCGCTTCCGGAGGCCTCTACAAGCCTCCCGCACGCTTCCTCCCCGTTTAAGGATGCAGACGTATTACGGATCATGCCGGCGTCCATAATGTTATAGACTGAACGACCCCCGGCTTTAGTCGGGGGATACTTCTCCCTCGTCCCCTTCGGGGACTTTGGGAAAGATTTCTTCGCCTCAAGGCGAGGGGTTTCAACCATCCCCGATGGGGACACTAAAGATTCCTACCCGTCCCAGGCGGCTGCAGGCTGCAAAGGCGGAATAATTTCTTCATAACATATTCGGATCACGCACAATATCTAATAGGTTCGGGTTTTTACTGCGGCCTGCGAGGCTCGAAGAGCGTAAGGATTTCTCAGGAGAGGTGCAGCGGCTGGTGAGGCCTCACTAAGGATGGTGGACTCTAAAAGTCTGATACTGCGACCTTAAACGCCACATTCAATGCCAGCATAAGTTCTTCCATCGAAAATTCCCGATAATTAATACTCTCGAACGGCTTGTTCGCAAGTGCTATGCGCGGGAAGTAATGACCAATCCGTTTTTTGATCCCCGCCCTTGAATAGAACTGCCGCCATATCCATCGCAGGCCCTCATCCAGTTCCTCAGGAGACATATGTTTGGGATAGAAGGTAGCATACTGCCCGTTATACTTGGACAGGTCTTTCTCAAACAACCTGTTTTCCTGTTCCAGCTTACGATACAAGTGTGATCCTTCGCCGGGGGACAGGGCTGAAAACAATGCCAAATCAATCTTGTTCTCTTCGGCAAACTCCAGCGTTTTGCTGAAGACATCCTTGCGGTCGGAATCAAACCCGAACATGAACGAGCCGTATACCGCAATCCCGGCGTCATGGATGCGCTGGATCCACTCCCGGTATTTCTTTGGATTGGCCCAGCCCTTGTTCACTTCTTTCAGGCCTTCCTCGCTCAATGTCTCAATACCGCAGAATAAAAACTTACAGCCGCTTTGGGCCGCTAGTTTTAATAACTCAGTATCGGCAGCCCCGTCGAGGGTAAACTGACCACTCCAGGATATATTGAGCGGGATAAACTCTCGCAATAATTTTTTGACATAGATGCGGTTCCCCGCAATATTATCATCGACAAAAAATATCATCTTATCGGCGAACTCGGCTACCTGAGCGACAACATCTTTGATGGGTCGCTGGCGCACTGTGCCACGGTAAAATTTTGTCACGGAACAATAATCGCATTGGTGCGCACATCCGCGACTTGTTTCCGTATGATAAAAGTCCAAGTGCTGG is a window encoding:
- a CDS encoding DUF1116 domain-containing protein; translated protein: MNINRINELWQDKLSAISMGLKSFTKSMAAQGAGVIHVDWRPPAGGDPQMLAALDSLRPLGEKINRANDTALTMMMGAQPVLVDLRPAREAIPGMKENLILHAGPPIEWENMCGPMRGAIAGALIYEGKATSLEEAEKLAARGEIEFSPCHHHGAVGPMAGVISHSMWVLCVENKSKGNQAFATLNEGLGKVLRFGANTPDVITRLKWMETTLAPALAKAVRHAGGINIKSLIAQALIMGDECHNRNVAATGLFLRAITPHLLATDLDKEAIGQIFQFISGNDHFFLNLSMAASKATVDTIKKLEYSTVMYAMARNGVEIGIRVAGLADRWFTAPAGEPQGLYFPGYSAADGCLDLGDSTITETAAIGAMAMASAPAIVKFVGGAPADAIRYTKEMYEICWGIHRDFQLPALDFRGTPAGVDIRKVVETGITPIINTGVAHKNPGIGQIGAGILRANMACFKDALAEFAKSYSQE
- the mdcA gene encoding malonate decarboxylase subunit alpha translates to MAGKDYQSLARDKGKRVAAASPLSLDGSKVVPPDRAAALLYAVIRPGDRVAIEGNNQKQADFLARILAGLDPRRINSLHMVQSSVALPEHIAVFERGIARDLDFAFSGPQAKELARIVNEGKVKIGAIHTYLELFGRYFVDRTPRVSLIAAELADARGNLFTGFNTEETPIIAEATAFKQGIVIAQVREITDALPRVDIPGDQVDFVIPCGSSPYIEPLFTRDPAKITEAQIFMAMLALKGIYLPYMVTNLNHGIGYGTAAIELLLPTYGETLGLKGKACTHWILNPHPTLIPAIETGFVETVHSFGSEPGMEEYVRARSDIFFNGPDGSMRSNRLLSQVAGLYASDMFVGLTLQIDENGNSSTATTNRIAGFGGAPNLGDNPGGRRHASSAWLMAGREDEGRRRAVGGLPRGRKLVVQITPTQSEKKGIPVFVEKLEAEKLFEQKLFPLPPIMLYGDVITHIVTEKGIAVLHRCPDLSTRQAAIRAIAGDTPVGRKEKNAETEQLKKQGIVLCPDDIGVRREEAQHSLLAARSIADLVSASGGLYKPPARFLPV
- a CDS encoding radical SAM protein — translated: MKVLLINPKISGRGQASVKYMNSIPLALPTLASLTPSDVEVAMIDENTQDIDYDQPADLVGITVMLHVAPQANRIAQEFRSRGVPVIMGGFYPTLWPEKALPHADAIAIGEGEPLWHQVLDDARRGRLKRRYQSSGYIDLKDIPFIHKGIVQHLDFYHTETSRGCAHQCDYCSVTKFYRGTVRQRPIKDVVAQVAEFADKMIFFVDDNIAGNRIYVKKLLREFIPLNISWSGQFTLDGAADTELLKLAAQSGCKFLFCGIETLSEEGLKEVNKGWANPKKYREWIQRIHDAGIAVYGSFMFGFDSDRKDVFSKTLEFAEENKIDLALFSALSPGEGSHLYRKLEQENRLFEKDLSKYNGQYATFYPKHMSPEELDEGLRWIWRQFYSRAGIKKRIGHYFPRIALANKPFESINYREFSMEELMLALNVAFKVAVSDF